Within Melospiza georgiana isolate bMelGeo1 chromosome 33, bMelGeo1.pri, whole genome shotgun sequence, the genomic segment GACCTTCGCCAGGGACCCCGACCAGCCCCTCAGCTCTCACCAGTGGCCTGAAGACTCCTGTCCTGGGAACCCCATCTGCTCCTTCGAATCCATTAGCAAATATTCTCTCCAAAGTTGAGATAACTCCGGAAAGCATTCTGTCAGCTCTCTCCAAAACCCAGACTCAGACGGCGCCAGCGCTGCAAGGTACTGgggtgggtgctggggcagggctggcagggctctgagggCAGTGGCCAGGCTGAAACGTGCTGCTCTGCTTGTCCTAAAGTGAGAACTCAGGGAGGAAATGGAGTGTTCACTGGACATGTTTTACGTCTCTGGCACGTGTGGGTGTCTTTGTCAGGTAGCTCAGGTGTCACGGACCAGTGAGATTTGTCACTTCCCTGTACTCGCTGCTTGTGCTGTGGCTGAATCACACGTATCTGGAACATTCCCTGAACAGGACAGGAGACCAAGaggttctgctcctgctctggcaccTTGCCACGGTCAcctggccagcagggcaggttTCCCCACTCCTGGCTGCAGACCAGGACGAGTTCCTACCCACCTGACTCGATGGTGTAATTTATGTTTGTACATCAATCCAAGCCTCTGGCAGAATGTTGCACctcactgggagcagcagaatcCAGTCCTCTTCATGGCTGGAGACTGGGGGGTGTaaagtgccagcacaggagccTTGGGGTGATTTTCCCCTGCCCTCAGTCCCTGATGCAGCAGTTGTGTTTTGCAGGGCTGTCGTCCTTGCTGCAGAGCGTGGCTGGAAACACGGTTCAGTCAGGAGAAGCTGCCTCACAGAGCACCTCGGCATCGCCAGCCAACACAACCGTGCCGTGCTTGAAGGGGAGGAATGTTCCTTCCAATCCACAGTCCTTTATAGCCAAAAGTTTTGGTTATTCTCCAAACTCAACCACCGCAGAGGTTTCCTCCACTTCAGTCAATAAGGCTCCCGTCGGACATACCCCAGCACTGTCAAGCTCTGGTTTTAAGCCACCAGCTAATTCCCTGGGATTTTCCAGTTCCCACCCTACCAGTCCTTCCTCCCTTTTGCCCACAGAAACCTCACTGAGTCAATCCTCCGAAATTTCAAAAGCCAAGCTGGAATCGGAACCCCCTTCTCCCAGCTTGGAGATGAAGATACACAATTTCCTGAAGGGAAATCCCGGCTTCAGTGGCCTGAACTTGAATATTCCCATCCTCAGCAGCTTGGGGTCCAGCATGGCAACGGAGAGTCACAGCTCTGACTTCCAGCGTGGTCCCACCAGCACTTCCATGGACAATGTGGACGGGACGCCGGTGCGCGACGAGCGCAGCGGGACGCCCACCCAGGACGAGATGATGGACAAGCCAACGTCGAGCAACGTCGACACGATCTCCCTGCTGTCAAAAATCATGAGCCCCGGTTCCTCAactcccagcagcacaaggtCTCCTCTGCAGGGCCGGGATGATGGGTATTCCCAAGAACTTCCCAGTTCCGTGCACGGCTACCGGCCCTTCGGCCTCGGCAGGGAGTCCCCGGCCAGCCTGTACAAGCCACCTGTGGACAGCAGGGAGATGCCCTCCTCCTTGATGGACTCCTCCCAGGAGAAGTTTTACCCAGATACATCTTTCCAAGAAGACGAGGATTACCGTGACTTCGACTACTCCGGGCCGCCGCCCTCGGCCATGCTGAACCTGGAGAAGAAGCCGGTCAAGTCTATCCTGAAATCGAGTAAACTCCCCGATTCTGCAGAGTACCAGCCAGTGCTGTCCAGCTACGGGCAGCGCTCGCAGGAGTTCGGTGTGAAGCCATCCTTCCCCCCGGCCATGAGGTCCATCCTGGATCAGAGCGAGAGCTGTGACCCTCTGGCCTCGTCCCCGGGGATGTTTGGGAGCTACGGCCGCAGGGGGAAGGACTCGGCCTCGGATGGTTCCCCATCTCCCAGCAAGAACGACGTGTTCTTCACGCCAGACTCCAACCACAGCAGCCTGCCCAAGGCCGGCCTCCCGCAGAAGCAATACTCGGACTCGCCCCACGCGCTTCCCCACCGCTCCTCGCTCTTCTCTCCCCAGAACGCCCTCCCCAGCCCCGCCAGCCGAGCGCCCGCCGGGAGCGGGGACAAACCCTTGGCTTCCTCCATCTCCGCCACCTCCACCATCGAGTTCAAGAACATGCTCAAAAACGCCTCCCGCAAACCCTCCGAGGAGAAGCATTTTGGGCAGATTCCCAAAAGCGGCTCCGGCGAGGCGGGGAGTTTGTCCGGGGCCGCCAAGGGCGAGCCGCAGCCGCCGGAGGAGCACTACCGCATCGAGACCCGcgtctcctcctcctgcctggacCTGCCCGACAGCACCGAGGAGAAGGGGGCTCCCATCGAGACGCTGGGCTACCACAACGCCTCGAGCCGGGGCATGTCGGGGGAGCCCATCCAGACCGTGGAGTCCATCCGGGTGCTGGGCAAGGGCAGCCGGGGCCACGGGCGCGAGGGGAGCCGGGCGGGCTGGTTCGAGCTGGGCAGCGGCGGGGGCGCCTTCGACAACGGCCCCGCGGGCTCCTCGGAGCTGCCGGGCATGGGCGGCTTCCCGGGGCCCTACAAGGAGCACGTGCCGCCCTTCCCGGAGAGCGTCAACAACTTCCGAACGAACAACTTCAGCTCCGCCTTCGAGCACCacctgccgccgccgcccctcGCCCCGCCGCCCCTGGAGCACGGGAACCCCTTCCCGCGGGAGCCCGTGGGGCCGCCCGCCGTGCCCCCGCCCGCTCCCGCCAAGGACCACGGCGGCCTCTTCCCGAGGGACCACCCGGTCCCTCCCCGCATGCCGTCGGTGGATCACGCCAACCCCTTCTCCAAGGAAACGCCCGCGCCGCTCCCGCTGCCCCACGGCGTGCCGCCGCCCCCCTCGGTGGAGCACGCGGGGGTCCCGTTCCCCacgcccccgccgcccccggtgCCCGGGGATCACAGCGGGGTCCCCTTCCCCGCGCAGCCGCCGCCGGCCGGGGAGCACGGCGGGGTCCCGTtccccgcgccgcccccgctGGAGCACGGCGCCTTCCCCAAGGAGCACGGTACGATGCAAGGGACGCTCAAGGAGCACTTCGGGGCGGGGGCGCAGGCCCGGGAGCCGCTGCCCCGCTCCCGGGAGCCCGCGGGGCCCGGAGCCCTGCCCCGGGAGCAGCTGGCGGGGGCCGCGCGCGGGCTGGGCCCCCCCGGGCACCGGGAGCCGTCCGGGGGCCGCGGCTCCGTCCTGCTCCGCACGCCCCGCGCCGAGTTCCGCCCGCGGGAGCCCTTCGGCGGCAGAGACCCCTTCCAGAGCCTGAAGCGGCCGCGGCCGCCCTTCGGCAGAGGGGGGGCTCCCTTCTTCACCCCCAAGCGCCCCTTCTTCCCTCCCCGGTACTGACGCAGCTCCCGGGGCtgccctttctttttttttcttcttttttttttttctttttttttttctctttttttttttttttttccctcccctcaaCGATTCCTGTAACCTTCTCCTAAATTAAATGTTCTGTACTTTTCGGTTGGTTCTAGCCCCAGCCCCCTTCCCCGCCCACCCCCAGCATTGGGTGAGACAAGAAAACAAGACACAAAACTGATGTTTTAACGAGAAGAAGCCACGTTGCTGTTAAATAAAACCTTCGGTAGTAGTTGAAAGAGTTaagacaaaaaattaaaaaaaaaaaggaaaaactctGAAAGCTTCGAGAGGAGCACTGAGTGGTGTTGGGGTGTTGGTTTCCAGCCGATCCCCAaattgctgctgcagggaggggagacCTCCCTGTTCCTCCTGTCTGCCAAAAGCAccaaaacaaggcaaaaaaaggGTCGAGGAACCCACCCAAACCCACCTCGGAGCTCCACGGGACTGGCAGCGAGAAGGC encodes:
- the RPRD2 gene encoding regulation of nuclear pre-mRNA domain-containing protein 2 isoform X2; translation: MAAGGGGGGRASSSSSSSSAAAASSAAGALEASLDRKLQAVTNTMESIQGLSSWCLENKRHHSTIVYHWMKWLRRSAFPHRLNLFYLANDVIQNCKRKNAIVFRDTFAEVLPEAASLVKDPSVSKSIERIFKIWEDRNVYPEETILALKEALTSTNPKAALKSKIVAEFRPQSLIDELLLYKRSEDQIELKEKQLSTMRVDVCSTETLKCLKDKTGGKKFSKEFEEASSKLEEFVNGLDKQVKNGPSLTEALENAGIFYEAQYKEVKVVANAYKTFANRVSNLKKKLDQLKATLPDPEESPVPSPSMDAPSPTGSESPFQGMGEESSARSPAAAGRKMVSPEPATDNRDVEDMELSDVEDDTSKIIVEERKDKQAAPAPAPAKTESVPKAVPSAAAAATASGTAATPAPAPPTPPAPKVVSTAPIPLAPALALPNLANVDLAKISSILSSLTSVMKSTGVSPASRPSPGTPTSPSALTSGLKTPVLGTPSAPSNPLANILSKVEITPESILSALSKTQTQTAPALQGLSSLLQSVAGNTVQSGEAASQSTSASPANTTVPCLKGRNVPSNPQSFIAKSFGYSPNSTTAEVSSTSVNKAPVGHTPALSSSGFKPPANSLGFSSSHPTSPSSLLPTETSLSQSSEISKAKLESEPPSPSLEMKIHNFLKGNPGFSGLNLNIPILSSLGSSMATESHSSDFQRGPTSTSMDNVDGTPVRDERSGTPTQDEMMDKPTSSNVDTISLLSKIMSPGSSTPSSTRSPLQGRDDGYSQELPSSVHGYRPFGLGRESPASLYKPPVDSREMPSSLMDSSQEKFYPDTSFQEDEDYRDFDYSGPPPSAMLNLEKKPVKSILKSSKLPDSAEYQPVLSSYGQRSQEFGVKPSFPPAMRSILDQSESCDPLASSPGMFGSYGRRGKDSASDGSPSPSKNDVFFTPDSNHSSLPKAGLPQKQYSDSPHALPHRSSLFSPQNALPSPASRAPAGSGDKPLASSISATSTIEFKNMLKNASRKPSEEKHFGQIPKSGSGEAGSLSGAAKGEPQPPEEHYRIETRVSSSCLDLPDSTEEKGAPIETLGYHNASSRGMSGEPIQTVESIRVLGKGSRGHGREGSRAGWFELGSGGGAFDNGPAGSSELPGMGGFPGPYKEHVPPFPESVNNFRTNNFSSAFEHHLPPPPLAPPPLEHGNPFPREPVGPPAVPPPAPAKDHGGLFPRDHPVPPRMPSVDHANPFSKETPAPLPLPHGVPPPPSVEHAGVPFPTPPPPPVPGDHSGVPFPAQPPPAGEHGGVPFPAPPPLEHGAFPKEHGTMQGTLKEHFGAGAQAREPLPRSREPAGPGALPREQLAGAARGLGPPGHREPSGGRGSVLLRTPRAEFRPREPFGGRDPFQSLKRPRPPFGRGGAPFFTPKRPFFPPRY
- the RPRD2 gene encoding regulation of nuclear pre-mRNA domain-containing protein 2 isoform X1; this encodes MAAGGGGGGRASSSSSSSSAAAASSAAGALEASLDRKLQAVTNTMESIQGLSSWCLENKRHHSTIVYHWMKWLRRSAFPHRLNLFYLANDVIQNCKRKNAIVFRDTFAEVLPEAASLVKDPSVSKSIERIFKIWEDRNVYPEETILALKEALSTTFKTQKQLKESLNKPNKPWKKSQTSTNPKAALKSKIVAEFRPQSLIDELLLYKRSEDQIELKEKQLSTMRVDVCSTETLKCLKDKTGGKKFSKEFEEASSKLEEFVNGLDKQVKNGPSLTEALENAGIFYEAQYKEVKVVANAYKTFANRVSNLKKKLDQLKATLPDPEESPVPSPSMDAPSPTGSESPFQGMGEESSARSPAAAGRKMVSPEPATDNRDVEDMELSDVEDDTSKIIVEERKDKQAAPAPAPAKTESVPKAVPSAAAAATASGTAATPAPAPPTPPAPKVVSTAPIPLAPALALPNLANVDLAKISSILSSLTSVMKSTGVSPASRPSPGTPTSPSALTSGLKTPVLGTPSAPSNPLANILSKVEITPESILSALSKTQTQTAPALQGLSSLLQSVAGNTVQSGEAASQSTSASPANTTVPCLKGRNVPSNPQSFIAKSFGYSPNSTTAEVSSTSVNKAPVGHTPALSSSGFKPPANSLGFSSSHPTSPSSLLPTETSLSQSSEISKAKLESEPPSPSLEMKIHNFLKGNPGFSGLNLNIPILSSLGSSMATESHSSDFQRGPTSTSMDNVDGTPVRDERSGTPTQDEMMDKPTSSNVDTISLLSKIMSPGSSTPSSTRSPLQGRDDGYSQELPSSVHGYRPFGLGRESPASLYKPPVDSREMPSSLMDSSQEKFYPDTSFQEDEDYRDFDYSGPPPSAMLNLEKKPVKSILKSSKLPDSAEYQPVLSSYGQRSQEFGVKPSFPPAMRSILDQSESCDPLASSPGMFGSYGRRGKDSASDGSPSPSKNDVFFTPDSNHSSLPKAGLPQKQYSDSPHALPHRSSLFSPQNALPSPASRAPAGSGDKPLASSISATSTIEFKNMLKNASRKPSEEKHFGQIPKSGSGEAGSLSGAAKGEPQPPEEHYRIETRVSSSCLDLPDSTEEKGAPIETLGYHNASSRGMSGEPIQTVESIRVLGKGSRGHGREGSRAGWFELGSGGGAFDNGPAGSSELPGMGGFPGPYKEHVPPFPESVNNFRTNNFSSAFEHHLPPPPLAPPPLEHGNPFPREPVGPPAVPPPAPAKDHGGLFPRDHPVPPRMPSVDHANPFSKETPAPLPLPHGVPPPPSVEHAGVPFPTPPPPPVPGDHSGVPFPAQPPPAGEHGGVPFPAPPPLEHGAFPKEHGTMQGTLKEHFGAGAQAREPLPRSREPAGPGALPREQLAGAARGLGPPGHREPSGGRGSVLLRTPRAEFRPREPFGGRDPFQSLKRPRPPFGRGGAPFFTPKRPFFPPRY